In Halobaculum limi, one DNA window encodes the following:
- a CDS encoding DUF7344 domain-containing protein produces the protein MTESFSTLADPYRRRILVAVGQSNPRKEDELASSEVLGDLGEEYDEFVSHRLYHIHLPKLADAGFISWDHETGVITRGPRFEEVRPLIELLDRHADELPANWP, from the coding sequence TTGACCGAGAGTTTCAGTACGCTCGCCGATCCGTATCGGCGTCGCATCCTCGTCGCGGTCGGTCAGTCGAACCCTCGTAAGGAGGACGAACTGGCGTCCTCGGAGGTGTTGGGTGACCTCGGCGAGGAGTACGACGAGTTCGTCAGCCATCGGCTGTACCACATCCACCTGCCGAAACTCGCCGACGCGGGGTTCATCTCGTGGGACCACGAGACCGGTGTGATCACTCGCGGCCCACGGTTCGAGGAGGTCAGACCGCTGATCGAGTTGCTGGACCGCCACGCCGACGAACTGCCTGCGAATTGGCCGTAG
- a CDS encoding DUF5795 family protein, whose amino-acid sequence MSNRVVEGRMVTPKRLAELVEGDSVMDAEAIEDADRDCPECGGDVLSVGYMPSVTEFVTAFKCQECSWGETDRE is encoded by the coding sequence ATGAGCAATCGCGTCGTCGAGGGACGGATGGTCACGCCGAAGCGACTCGCCGAACTGGTCGAAGGGGACTCCGTGATGGACGCTGAGGCTATCGAGGACGCCGACCGCGACTGCCCCGAGTGCGGCGGCGACGTCCTCTCGGTCGGCTACATGCCCAGCGTTACGGAGTTCGTGACCGCCTTCAAGTGTCAGGAGTGTTCGTGGGGCGAGACGGACCGCGAGTAG
- a CDS encoding DUF5794 domain-containing protein, with the protein MSTSAHPIALRLERQVGGATRLLATVMALPLVDGIFPALVIAGALTVPFGILETGLLIFGGSATMAVVLAEMQGTPREKAISILLLGVVLIPVAMVEAALAQTIQSLLDTAVFHRFAGLVILAVAAKTASAEIGEYLPSPGAIIGLGLLASFQPSGAELIVTMDPSLLARAGAAAGVGVGFALAIALGGDHLRERVDIDRFRFGSAVALGMLALSVLGLLPTDKPVALGVLFVTGLFAYDPNAESELGSGDDAASSPQTDAPADAAVTTDGGDDLAGADQRAESNADATDAADSTVDTSPAADSSTAPTLGIDPVDSRETTSADDDEDDDDDDEPSRAPWL; encoded by the coding sequence GTGAGTACCTCAGCACACCCCATCGCGCTGCGCCTCGAGCGACAGGTCGGCGGCGCGACCCGACTCCTCGCGACGGTGATGGCGCTGCCGTTGGTCGACGGCATCTTCCCCGCACTCGTCATCGCGGGCGCGCTGACCGTCCCCTTCGGCATCTTGGAGACGGGCCTGCTCATCTTCGGTGGCTCCGCCACGATGGCGGTCGTCCTCGCGGAGATGCAGGGAACGCCCCGCGAGAAGGCTATCTCTATCCTCCTGCTTGGCGTCGTCCTCATCCCCGTGGCGATGGTCGAGGCTGCCCTCGCACAGACGATCCAGAGCCTCCTCGACACCGCCGTCTTCCACCGCTTCGCCGGCCTGGTCATCCTCGCGGTCGCCGCCAAGACCGCCAGCGCAGAGATCGGTGAGTACCTGCCCAGCCCGGGTGCGATCATCGGCTTGGGTCTGCTGGCGTCGTTCCAGCCCTCCGGCGCGGAACTGATCGTCACGATGGACCCTTCGCTGCTCGCGCGGGCCGGGGCCGCCGCCGGCGTCGGCGTCGGCTTCGCGCTCGCTATTGCCCTGGGCGGCGACCACCTGCGCGAACGCGTCGATATCGACCGCTTCCGCTTCGGGTCTGCGGTCGCACTGGGGATGCTCGCGCTGTCGGTGCTGGGACTACTCCCCACCGACAAGCCGGTCGCACTCGGCGTCCTGTTCGTCACGGGTCTGTTCGCGTACGACCCCAACGCCGAGAGCGAACTCGGTAGCGGGGACGACGCCGCGTCGTCGCCACAGACCGACGCGCCCGCTGACGCTGCGGTCACGACCGACGGCGGCGACGACCTCGCGGGGGCCGACCAGCGTGCCGAATCGAACGCCGACGCGACGGACGCTGCCGACTCGACCGTCGACACGTCGCCGGCCGCCGACTCCTCGACCGCACCCACGCTCGGTATCGACCCGGTCGACAGTCGAGAGACGACGAGTGCGGACGACGACGAAGACGACGATGACGACGACGAACCGTCGCGCGCCCCCTGGCTGTAA
- the guaB gene encoding IMP dehydrogenase → MANDGFEGSQFSQKLEVPEALTFDDVLLRPKESRVEPDEADVSTRVSTNVELNIPVLSAAMDTVTESEMAIAMAREGGLGVLHRNMSVEETAAEVERVKRADELVIRRENVVTAAPDQSVREADAMMEHEGVSGAPVVDDDDTVLGIISGTDIRPYLEVGESDAVSEAMTDEVITASEDVNAREALELMYDHKIERVPVVDDGNHLVGLVTMQGVLARREHTNAARASDESLRVGVAVGPFEEERAVAADEAGADVLFIDCAHAHNLNVLDSAEAIKAEVDADVVVGNIGTREAAEAAVDFADGLKVGIGPGSICTTRVVSGAGMPQITAVAQVADVAARENVPVIADGGIRYSGDAIKAVAAGADAVMLGSYFAGTDEAPGRVITMNGKRYKQYRGMGSVGAMSEGGGDRYLKDADEDEDFVPEGVEAATPYKGPLSSELHQLVGGMRSGMGYVGAETLPGFKERAEFIRVSQAGQTEGHPHDVTITDEAPNYSPE, encoded by the coding sequence ATGGCGAACGACGGTTTCGAGGGCAGTCAGTTCTCGCAGAAACTGGAGGTACCGGAAGCACTGACGTTCGACGACGTCCTGCTTCGACCCAAAGAGAGTCGGGTCGAACCCGACGAGGCCGACGTCTCGACGCGCGTGTCCACGAACGTCGAACTCAACATTCCCGTCCTCTCGGCGGCGATGGACACCGTCACCGAGTCGGAGATGGCTATCGCGATGGCCCGCGAGGGCGGTCTCGGCGTGCTCCACCGCAACATGAGCGTCGAGGAGACCGCCGCCGAGGTCGAACGCGTCAAACGCGCCGACGAACTCGTGATCCGACGTGAGAACGTCGTCACCGCCGCGCCCGACCAGTCCGTCCGCGAGGCCGACGCGATGATGGAACACGAGGGCGTCTCGGGTGCGCCTGTCGTCGACGACGACGACACCGTCCTCGGCATCATCTCCGGCACCGACATCCGTCCGTACCTGGAGGTCGGTGAGTCCGACGCCGTCAGCGAGGCGATGACCGACGAGGTCATCACGGCCAGCGAGGACGTGAACGCCCGCGAGGCGCTCGAACTGATGTACGACCACAAGATCGAGCGCGTCCCCGTCGTCGACGACGGGAACCACCTCGTCGGCCTCGTGACGATGCAGGGCGTCCTCGCACGCCGCGAGCACACCAACGCCGCCCGCGCGAGCGACGAGTCGCTTCGTGTCGGCGTCGCCGTCGGCCCGTTCGAGGAGGAACGCGCCGTCGCCGCCGACGAGGCGGGCGCGGACGTCCTGTTCATCGACTGTGCACACGCGCACAACCTCAACGTCCTCGACTCCGCGGAAGCGATCAAAGCCGAGGTCGACGCCGACGTCGTCGTCGGCAACATCGGCACCCGAGAGGCCGCCGAGGCCGCCGTCGACTTCGCCGACGGCCTGAAGGTCGGCATCGGCCCGGGGTCCATCTGTACCACGCGCGTCGTCAGCGGTGCGGGGATGCCGCAGATCACCGCCGTCGCGCAGGTCGCAGACGTGGCTGCCCGCGAGAACGTCCCCGTCATCGCGGACGGCGGCATCCGCTACTCGGGCGACGCCATCAAGGCGGTCGCGGCGGGCGCAGACGCCGTGATGCTCGGGTCGTACTTCGCCGGCACCGACGAGGCACCGGGCCGCGTCATCACGATGAACGGCAAGCGCTACAAGCAGTACCGCGGGATGGGATCGGTCGGCGCGATGTCGGAGGGTGGCGGCGACCGCTACCTCAAAGACGCCGACGAGGACGAGGATTTCGTTCCCGAGGGCGTCGAGGCGGCCACCCCGTACAAGGGGCCGCTCTCGTCGGAACTGCACCAACTCGTCGGCGGAATGCGTTCGGGGATGGGCTACGTCGGCGCGGAGACGCTCCCCGGCTTCAAGGAGCGCGCAGAGTTCATCCGTGTCTCGCAGGCTGGGCAGACCGAGGGCCACCCCCACGACGTGACCATCACCGACGAAGCGCCGAACTACAGCCCCGAGTAA
- a CDS encoding HalX domain-containing protein, translating to MSEDTDPIDGTNGDEPPVVLVVEDEPDLADLYAAWLGVDYDVRTAYGGHDALDELSDDVDVILLDRRMPGLSGDEVLDEVRDRGIDARVAMVTAVEPDFDIVAMGFDDYLVKPVTRESLLQTVEGLYDRSQYDSRMQEFFAVSSKKAVLEAEKGRAALEESEEYQELERRAAELRKELDDDVAGFGESDFDRAFRDLDGDEDDDLFDNSDFDDL from the coding sequence ATGAGCGAGGACACGGACCCCATCGACGGGACGAACGGCGATGAGCCACCGGTAGTCCTCGTCGTCGAAGACGAACCCGACTTGGCAGACTTGTACGCGGCGTGGCTTGGCGTCGACTACGACGTGCGCACCGCCTACGGGGGCCACGACGCGCTCGACGAACTGTCCGACGACGTCGACGTGATTCTGCTCGACCGACGGATGCCGGGCCTGTCAGGTGACGAGGTCCTCGACGAGGTGCGTGACCGCGGCATCGACGCCCGTGTCGCGATGGTCACCGCCGTCGAACCCGACTTCGACATCGTCGCGATGGGGTTCGACGACTACCTCGTCAAGCCCGTCACGCGCGAGTCGCTGTTGCAGACGGTCGAAGGGCTGTACGACCGCTCACAGTACGATTCGCGGATGCAGGAGTTCTTCGCCGTCTCCTCGAAGAAGGCCGTCCTCGAGGCCGAGAAGGGACGGGCCGCACTCGAAGAGTCCGAGGAGTATCAGGAACTCGAACGCCGTGCGGCGGAACTGCGGAAGGAACTCGACGATGACGTCGCCGGGTTCGGGGAGTCCGACTTCGACCGAGCGTTTCGCGACCTCGACGGAGACGAGGACGACGACCTCTTCGACAACAGCGATTTCGACGACCTCTAA
- a CDS encoding pyridoxal phosphate-dependent aminotransferase, translating into MSEGDDPMESDGGTASESEHAEREGSRFTPADSVASVPPSGIREFFEVAEKRDDVISLGVGEPDFTAPWPARSAAIESLERGRTSYTANRGTLELRRAIADRVQRYDQSYDPDSEILVTTGASEAVDLAFRAFVNPGDVVALPTPTYVSYEPGVRFAGGDPLPVHTHHEDDWALTPEALLEAGADEADVLVLCYPNNPTGATMDVDEMDAVAEFCRENDLLVVADEIYAALTYEGDHQSVATRPGMRERTVVINGFSKAYAMTGLRLGYAMGPPEAVDAMTKVHQYTMLSAPTTAQHAALKALRRCDDDVEQMRREYDRRRRYLVSRLRELGLDVADPGGAFYAFPRVADVAPDGDARAFATELLEAEGVAAVPGTAFGSGGEGHIRISYATGLDDLKEAMARLERFLS; encoded by the coding sequence ATGAGTGAGGGCGACGATCCGATGGAATCCGACGGCGGCACCGCGAGCGAGTCGGAACACGCCGAGCGTGAGGGCTCGCGATTCACACCCGCCGACAGCGTGGCGTCGGTACCGCCCTCGGGCATCCGCGAGTTCTTCGAGGTGGCCGAGAAGCGCGACGACGTCATCTCGCTGGGCGTGGGCGAACCCGACTTCACCGCGCCGTGGCCCGCGCGGTCGGCCGCCATCGAGTCGCTGGAGCGCGGGCGGACCAGTTACACCGCCAATCGCGGGACGCTCGAACTCCGGCGAGCCATCGCCGACCGCGTCCAGCGATACGACCAGTCGTACGATCCCGACTCGGAGATCCTCGTAACGACTGGCGCATCCGAGGCGGTCGACCTCGCGTTCCGCGCGTTCGTGAACCCCGGCGACGTGGTGGCGTTGCCGACGCCGACGTACGTCTCCTACGAACCGGGCGTGCGCTTCGCCGGCGGCGACCCACTCCCGGTCCACACCCACCACGAGGACGACTGGGCGCTCACGCCCGAGGCGTTGCTGGAGGCGGGCGCAGACGAGGCGGACGTCCTCGTCCTCTGTTACCCGAACAACCCGACGGGCGCGACGATGGACGTCGACGAGATGGACGCCGTCGCCGAGTTCTGTCGCGAGAACGACCTGCTCGTCGTCGCCGACGAGATATACGCCGCGCTCACCTACGAGGGCGACCACCAGTCCGTCGCGACCCGACCGGGGATGCGCGAACGGACGGTCGTCATCAACGGCTTCTCGAAGGCGTACGCGATGACCGGCCTCCGTCTCGGCTACGCGATGGGGCCGCCCGAGGCGGTCGACGCGATGACGAAGGTCCACCAGTACACGATGCTGTCTGCGCCGACGACCGCCCAACACGCGGCGCTGAAGGCGCTCCGGCGGTGTGACGACGACGTCGAGCAGATGCGCCGCGAGTACGACCGCCGCCGTCGCTATCTCGTCTCGCGCCTGCGCGAACTCGGCCTCGACGTGGCCGACCCGGGCGGGGCGTTCTACGCGTTCCCGCGAGTCGCCGACGTCGCCCCCGATGGCGACGCGCGAGCGTTCGCCACAGAGTTACTGGAGGCGGAGGGGGTCGCCGCGGTGCCGGGCACCGCCTTCGGGTCCGGCGGCGAGGGGCACATCCGCATCTCGTACGCGACGGGATTGGACGACCTGAAGGAGGCGATGGCGCGACTCGAACGGTTCCTCTCGTAG
- a CDS encoding Lrp/AsnC family transcriptional regulator, with translation MDEATRSLIDALVADARESTADLARQTGMDEAEVEETLAELEAAGALRGYTAIVDWDAIDEERVSAVVEVNVELDRETDYDDVARRIAESPVVDSLRLMSGDYDFAVNVSGSSMGEVSRYVSEEVAPLPAVTKTVTHYVMETYKERGIRFTDHDDDDRLSVTP, from the coding sequence ATGGACGAGGCAACCCGCAGCCTGATCGACGCACTCGTCGCGGACGCCCGCGAGTCCACCGCCGACCTGGCACGCCAGACCGGGATGGACGAAGCCGAAGTCGAGGAGACACTCGCGGAGTTGGAGGCAGCGGGGGCGCTGCGCGGCTACACCGCGATTGTCGACTGGGACGCCATCGACGAGGAACGAGTCAGCGCCGTCGTCGAGGTGAACGTCGAACTCGACCGCGAGACCGACTACGACGACGTGGCTCGACGCATCGCGGAGTCGCCCGTGGTCGACTCGCTCCGCCTGATGTCGGGCGACTACGACTTCGCCGTCAACGTCTCGGGGTCGTCGATGGGTGAGGTCTCCCGATACGTCTCTGAGGAGGTCGCGCCGCTTCCCGCGGTGACGAAGACCGTGACCCACTACGTGATGGAGACGTACAAAGAGCGGGGCATCCGCTTCACCGACCACGACGACGACGACCGCCTCTCGGTGACGCCATGA
- a CDS encoding EamA family transporter produces MNYIAWSLVAMAAYSLVAPLMRLATAGDGAIPSTVAAFVANAILVVATLAVIGYTGSGVTQHLADPRMRYVVAAGACLSVGILAYYRALSVGRVSVVAPVFAMFFVASSAVGVVLLDEPVTARKLLGVAFAVVAVVLVAGE; encoded by the coding sequence ATGAACTACATCGCGTGGTCGCTGGTCGCGATGGCGGCGTACTCGCTTGTCGCGCCGCTGATGCGACTGGCGACGGCAGGAGACGGTGCCATCCCCAGTACGGTCGCGGCGTTCGTCGCCAACGCCATCCTCGTGGTCGCGACGCTGGCAGTCATCGGCTACACCGGAAGCGGCGTCACACAACACCTCGCCGATCCCCGAATGCGGTACGTCGTCGCCGCCGGAGCGTGTCTGTCGGTCGGTATCCTCGCGTACTACCGGGCGCTGTCGGTGGGGCGCGTCTCCGTCGTCGCGCCGGTGTTCGCGATGTTCTTCGTCGCCTCCTCCGCCGTCGGCGTCGTCCTCCTCGACGAACCCGTCACCGCGCGGAAACTCCTCGGCGTCGCCTTCGCGGTGGTCGCCGTCGTTCTCGTCGCTGGCGAGTGA
- a CDS encoding DUF1918 domain-containing protein, which yields MTEFEKEDSVILHDEHSEFDGETGTVTQVMETMFGDATYTISFEEGQEQGVPADALEAADGDDSDDDEE from the coding sequence ATGACTGAATTCGAGAAGGAAGACAGCGTCATCCTTCACGACGAGCACAGCGAGTTCGACGGCGAGACGGGCACCGTGACGCAGGTGATGGAGACGATGTTCGGCGACGCCACCTACACCATCTCCTTCGAGGAGGGGCAAGAGCAGGGCGTCCCCGCCGACGCACTCGAGGCGGCCGACGGCGACGACAGCGACGACGACGAAGAGTAA
- a CDS encoding MFS transporter translates to MTPAVLRYYLYKATRAVELYRPVMYLYFLSVGLSFTQLAFLEAAYNVTTVLAEVPTGYVGDRIGRRLSLVVGTGVIAATLAGIAFATTFPALLSLYVLWSVGYAFRSGSEDAWLYDSLTGEGEFAEVRGRGESVALAVGVGGAVVGGWLAGIGLTYPFLVAAVVTAVGAAVLLTVEEPADAPEFDPLTPRRAADAIRDALSDPRLRSFVPYYYVLFSAVTYLVFIFLQPRIEAVVATGPAAELVTLTGGVEPLLGWYYAGISLVGAALTGRAGWLREHVGVRTWFVAIPLVVAALLVGQWAIPLVALPAFLLVRGLSEATSVFAASYVNDRLVSVGRATTLSAMAMVSGLTVVPFQLAGGSLSDQFSPGVALAAAGVVLAAGSLAILAWRAPVPAETGAGTEAGDAPTQP, encoded by the coding sequence ATGACTCCGGCGGTACTTCGCTACTACCTCTACAAGGCGACGCGGGCGGTCGAGTTGTACCGCCCGGTGATGTACCTCTACTTCCTGTCGGTCGGCCTCTCGTTTACGCAATTGGCGTTCCTCGAAGCCGCCTACAACGTGACGACGGTGCTGGCGGAGGTGCCGACGGGATACGTCGGCGACCGCATCGGTCGACGACTCAGCCTCGTCGTCGGGACGGGCGTCATCGCGGCGACGCTGGCGGGCATCGCGTTCGCGACGACGTTCCCCGCGTTGCTCTCGCTGTACGTGCTGTGGTCGGTCGGCTACGCCTTCCGATCGGGCAGCGAGGACGCGTGGCTGTACGACTCGCTGACGGGCGAGGGCGAGTTCGCCGAAGTGCGCGGGCGCGGCGAGTCCGTCGCGCTGGCGGTCGGCGTCGGCGGTGCTGTCGTCGGGGGATGGCTCGCCGGTATCGGCCTTACCTATCCGTTCCTCGTCGCTGCGGTCGTCACCGCCGTCGGCGCGGCCGTGTTGCTGACAGTCGAGGAACCCGCAGACGCACCCGAGTTCGACCCGTTGACGCCGCGCCGGGCGGCCGACGCGATTCGAGACGCACTGTCTGACCCACGACTGCGCTCGTTCGTTCCGTACTACTACGTGCTGTTCTCGGCGGTGACGTACCTCGTGTTCATCTTCCTCCAGCCACGCATCGAGGCGGTCGTCGCGACCGGCCCCGCCGCGGAGTTAGTCACACTCACCGGCGGCGTCGAACCGCTGTTGGGCTGGTACTACGCTGGCATCAGCCTCGTCGGCGCGGCGCTCACCGGACGGGCCGGGTGGCTCCGCGAACACGTCGGCGTCCGGACGTGGTTCGTCGCGATTCCGTTGGTGGTCGCGGCCCTCCTCGTGGGACAGTGGGCGATTCCGCTCGTGGCGCTCCCAGCGTTCTTGCTCGTTCGAGGGCTCTCGGAGGCGACCAGCGTGTTCGCAGCAAGCTACGTCAACGACCGCCTCGTCTCGGTCGGTCGTGCGACGACGCTGTCGGCGATGGCGATGGTGTCGGGACTGACGGTCGTCCCCTTCCAACTCGCGGGCGGGAGCCTCTCGGACCAGTTCTCGCCCGGTGTCGCCCTCGCGGCCGCCGGCGTCGTCCTCGCCGCCGGATCGCTCGCGATTCTCGCGTGGCGTGCCCCTGTTCCGGCAGAGACTGGAGCCGGAACGGAAGCGGGCGACGCGCCGACTCAGCCGTAG
- a CDS encoding RNA-binding protein, which translates to MGSVPFHYVDLRTFCYATEDEKRVEDALRRFLPEEFELERVVNEGHHGDRIVVYSARVERADDVRHVLATLSELAEWDRVLAELDDRVDDNNSLFLRLDKQAAFKGRVALGPGITLRAKVEAYPAKREKAVANARETFEELAEEAADGESGEAA; encoded by the coding sequence ATGGGCTCCGTGCCGTTCCACTACGTCGATCTGCGGACCTTCTGCTACGCCACCGAGGACGAGAAGCGCGTGGAGGACGCCCTCCGGCGGTTCCTCCCCGAGGAGTTCGAACTGGAGCGCGTCGTCAACGAGGGCCACCACGGCGACCGTATCGTCGTCTACTCCGCCCGCGTCGAACGCGCCGACGACGTACGCCATGTCCTCGCGACGCTGTCGGAACTGGCGGAGTGGGACCGCGTCCTCGCGGAACTCGACGACCGCGTCGACGACAACAACTCGCTGTTCCTCCGTCTCGACAAGCAGGCGGCGTTCAAAGGCCGCGTCGCACTCGGGCCGGGCATCACCCTTCGCGCGAAGGTGGAGGCGTACCCCGCGAAACGCGAGAAGGCCGTCGCCAACGCTCGGGAGACGTTCGAGGAACTCGCGGAGGAGGCGGCCGACGGGGAGTCGGGCGAGGCGGCGTAG
- a CDS encoding thioredoxin family protein: MVLEESDSELAVGDAAPDFALPGTDGDTYSLADFADTDAVLLVFTCNHCPYAKAKFDLLNHLADEYDDCAVVGVNPNDDAEYPEDSFETMVEYVESGAVAYDAYLRDETAEVAEAYGAVCTPDPFLLRNDGDGEFTVVFHGRLDDALNPDDEATKFYVTEAIDAVLAGEDVDLDPGPSRGCSIKWP, translated from the coding sequence ATGGTACTCGAGGAATCCGACTCCGAACTCGCGGTCGGTGACGCCGCACCAGACTTCGCGTTGCCCGGCACGGACGGCGACACGTACTCGCTGGCAGACTTCGCCGACACCGACGCCGTGTTGCTCGTGTTTACCTGCAACCACTGTCCGTACGCGAAAGCGAAGTTCGACCTGCTGAACCACCTCGCCGACGAGTACGACGACTGCGCGGTCGTCGGTGTCAACCCCAACGACGACGCGGAGTACCCCGAGGACTCCTTCGAGACGATGGTCGAGTACGTCGAGTCGGGCGCGGTCGCGTACGACGCATACCTCCGCGACGAGACGGCCGAGGTTGCGGAGGCGTACGGCGCGGTATGTACGCCCGACCCGTTCCTCCTGCGCAACGACGGCGACGGCGAGTTCACCGTCGTCTTCCACGGCCGCCTCGACGACGCACTCAATCCCGACGACGAGGCAACCAAGTTCTACGTCACCGAGGCCATCGACGCGGTCCTCGCGGGCGAGGACGTGGACCTCGACCCTGGGCCAAGCCGTGGCTGTTCGATCAAGTGGCCTTGA
- a CDS encoding phytoene/squalene synthase family protein translates to MPDADRPAVPDPDADLAWCHEAVQGVSRTFALTVDTLDEPMSSYICLGYLVCRIADTVEDADHIAPDEQAGLLREFDAALDPEDDTTATEFRASVDQYLPPEGERSADWEVVAEVERVFATFEGLPPEVRRAVVPPAREMATGMAKFVERYADEGGLRIETRSELEEYCYYVAGTVGNLITNLVTTLGNVDDERTERLYEVAEEFGLLLQLVNVAKDVHDDYTEENNVYLPAEWLAEQGVDQDAVVAPENREGTANVVSRTAGFARGFLDGAQTYLEHVPLVEGNTLAAWTIPYLLAVGTLRELSAHPERAVTGEGVKVSREEVFAVVTAAHEHGRDALPRLRESIATQPFHRAPSTAD, encoded by the coding sequence ATGCCCGACGCCGACCGACCAGCAGTCCCCGACCCCGATGCGGACCTCGCGTGGTGCCACGAGGCCGTGCAAGGAGTCTCTCGCACCTTCGCGTTGACCGTCGACACCCTCGACGAACCGATGTCGTCGTACATCTGTCTCGGCTACCTCGTGTGCCGTATCGCCGACACCGTCGAGGACGCCGACCACATCGCGCCCGATGAACAGGCGGGACTCCTCCGTGAGTTCGATGCCGCACTCGACCCCGAAGACGACACGACCGCGACGGAGTTTCGCGCGTCCGTCGACCAGTATCTCCCACCGGAGGGAGAGCGGTCGGCCGACTGGGAGGTCGTCGCCGAGGTCGAACGCGTGTTCGCCACGTTCGAAGGGCTTCCCCCGGAAGTGCGCCGCGCCGTCGTCCCGCCTGCCCGCGAGATGGCGACGGGGATGGCGAAGTTCGTCGAGCGATACGCCGACGAGGGCGGCCTTCGCATCGAGACGCGGAGCGAACTCGAAGAGTACTGCTACTACGTCGCCGGCACCGTCGGGAACCTCATCACCAACCTCGTCACCACGCTCGGCAACGTTGACGACGAGCGTACGGAGCGGTTGTACGAAGTCGCCGAGGAGTTCGGCCTCCTCCTCCAGTTGGTCAACGTCGCGAAAGACGTCCACGACGACTACACCGAAGAGAACAACGTCTACCTGCCCGCCGAATGGCTGGCAGAACAGGGCGTCGACCAGGACGCGGTCGTCGCGCCCGAGAACCGAGAGGGCACCGCGAACGTCGTCTCCCGCACGGCGGGGTTCGCCCGCGGCTTCCTCGACGGCGCACAGACGTACCTCGAACACGTTCCGCTGGTCGAGGGGAACACGCTCGCGGCGTGGACGATTCCGTACCTCTTGGCGGTCGGCACGCTTCGTGAACTCTCCGCACATCCCGAACGCGCCGTCACCGGAGAGGGCGTGAAAGTGAGTCGCGAAGAGGTGTTCGCGGTCGTCACCGCCGCACACGAACACGGGCGCGACGCACTCCCACGACTGCGTGAGTCTATCGCCACCCAGCCGTTCCACCGGGCGCCGTCGACGGCAGACTGA